The sequence GGTGCCGGGGGAGTCCGTGCCGGGCAGCACACCGGTGAGGGCGAGCACCCCGAGCACCAGGAACAGCGAGATCGCGCCGACCTTGAGCGCGGCGAACCAGAACTCGAACTCGCCGAAGTTCTTCACGGCGGCCAGGTTCGTGCCCAGGAAGACCACCATGAACAGGGCGACCCACAGCCACTGCGGGCTGCCGGGCACCCAGCCCTGCGCGATCTTCGCCGCGCCGATGCCCTCCAGGCCCACCGCGGTGCACAGCAGCACCCAGAAGGACCACCCGGCCGCGAACCCGGCCCAGGGCCCGATCGCCCGCTCGGCGTGGGCGGAGAAGGAGCCGGAGGACGGGTACGCGGCCGACATCTCGCCGAGCATCCGCATGACCAGCATCACCAGCAGCCCGGACAGGGCGTAGGCGATCACGATGGACGGTCCGGCGGCGGCGATGCCCGCGCCCGAGCCGACGAACAGGCCCGCGCCGATCACTCCGCCGAGGGCGATCATCGACAGATGGCGCTGCTTGAGGCCGTGGGAGAGGGCCGGATCCTCCGCCAGGCGTGGCGTGTCCGAGCGGGTGGGGCTGGGCATGGGCGCGGCTCTCCCGATGCGATAGGCGGGTGTGCAATGGGCGGGCAAAAACTAACCCAGTCTGGGCGGTCCGTCCGCTCACGCGGAGAGACCGCCCAGTATCCGGACACCCGGCATTCGGAGAGTGAGACTCCGGTTACACCGCCGCGGGCTCCCGGGCGGGGGTGTCCGCCGGGGCGGGTACGGGTGTGTAGTGCGAGGCGTCGCCCTCGATGGAGTAGCTCTCCTTGCCCTCCAGGCCGACCGGGACGTCACCGGCGACGGTCACCCGGTGCAGCCGGCGCGGCAGGCCGTCGTAGTTGTCGATGGCGTAGTGCTGGGTGATCCGGTTGTCGAACAGCACCAGTTCCCGCTCCGCCCAGCGGTGGCGCAGGATGTTCTCGGGACGGGTCACGTACGACTGGAGCAGGTCCAGGATCGTGCGGGACTCGCCGGCCGACAGGCCCACGATCCGCTGGGCGAACCCGCCGACGAACAGCCCGCGCTCCCCGGTCAGCGGGTGGACGCGGACCACCGGGTGGGCGGTGCGGAAGGTGATCGAGGTGAACTGGGCGCGCTGGGCCGCCCTCTCCGCGTCGATCTCCTCGTCCGGCACCGCGTAGTCGTAGTCGTTGGTGTGCTCGGCCCACAGCGTGTCGGCGAACCGGCGCAGCGGCTCGGGCAGATCGCGGTAGGCGGCGGCCGTGTCGGCGATCAGGGTCTCGCCGCCGTACGGCGGGATGGTGATCGAGCGCAGGGTGCTGGCCTGGGGCGGGTTGAGGACGAAGGTGACGTCCGTGTGCCAGTGGTTGGCGCGGCCCCGCTCGCTGTCCACGGGCAGCACGTTCGGGGCGCCCTCGACGGCGCCGACCGTCGGATGGGCGGTGGTCAGCGCGCCGAAGTGCCGGGCGAACGCCTGCTGGCCCGCGTCGTCCAGGCCCTCGGCGGCGAAGACCAGCGCCTTGTGGACGTTCAGCGCCTCGCGGATGCCGGTCACCTCCTCAGCGGTGAGCGGCCGGGTGAGGTCGACGCCCGAGACGCGGGCGCCGATGCGCGCGGTGACCTTGGTGATCTCCAGGGACATGGGGGTTCCTCTCCGAAGGGGGATGTCAGGCGAAGGCGGGGGACAGGTGCTGGTTCGCGGGGCGCGGCAGGCCGTAGCGCTCGCGCAGGGTCCGCCGCGGGCCGTACTCCGTGCGGAACAGGCCCCGGGCGCGCAGGATCGGTACGACGTGGTCCACGAAGGCGTCCAGGCCCGAGGGCAGCACGGGCGGCATGATGTTGAAGCCGTCGGCCGCGCCCCGGGTGAACCAGGTCTCGATGCGGTCGGCGATCTGCTCGGGCGTCCCGGCGAAGGTCTGGTGCCCGCGCCCGCCGCCGAGCCGGCCGATCAGCTGCCGCACGGTGAGCCGCTCGCGCCGGGCCAGCTCCACCACCAGCGTGTACCGGCTCTTGGCGCCCTCGACGGCGGACTCGGGCGGCAGATCGGCGGGCAGCTGCCGGTCCAGACGCAGTGAGCCGGGGGCGAGCTGAAGCAGGCCCTCCAGCCGCCGCAGCCCGTGCTCGGGCACGATGTGGTCGTCCAGGACCTGCTCGTTCGCCCGCGCCTCGGCCTCCGTGGAGCCCAGGACGGGCACGATCCCGGGCAGCACCTTGAGGTGCCCGGGGTCGCGCCCGGCCCGCTCGGTGAGGTCCTTGATGTCCGCGTAGAAGGACTGCGCGTCGGCGAGGGTCTGCTGCGCGGTGAACACCGCCTCCGCGTACCGCGCCGCGAACGCCTTGCCGTCCGCCGAGGAGCCCGCCTGCACCAGCAGCGGGTGACCCTGCGGGGAGCGCGGCACGTTGAGGGCGCCCGCGACCCGGAAGTACGGCCCCTCGTGCCGGGGCGGATGGATCTTGCCGTCGTCGCCCCAGACACCGGCCGCCTTGTCGGCGACGATCGCGTCGTCCTCCCAGCTGTCCCACAGCTTCCGCGCCACATCGAGGAACTCGGCGGCCCGTGCGTACCGTTCGGCGTGCGCGGGCTCCTGCGCCAGGCCGAAGTTGCGGGCCGCCTCCGCGCCGGCGGTGGTGACGATGTTCCAGCCCGCCCGGCCGCCGCTGACGATGTCCAGCGAGGCGAGTCTGCGGGCCAGGTTGTAGGGGGAGTTGTAGGAGGTGGACGCGGTCGCGATCAGGCCGATGTGCTTGGTGGCCGTCGCCAGCGCCGTCAGCAGGGTCAGCGGCTCCAGGGCACCGGCCGGACGCTGGCCGAGGTCGCCCCACAACTGGGGGCTGTCGGCGAGGAACAGGCTGTCGAAGGTGCCGCGTTCGGCGGTCTCGGCGAGCCGCACGTAGTGCCGCAGGTCGACATGCGCGTACGGATCGCTCTCCGGGAGCCGCCAGGACGCCTCGTGGTGGCCGGTGCTCATCAGGAACGCGTTCAGGTGGAGTCGGCGGGTGGTCATCGGTGGTCCTCCGTGACACCGAGGGCGGCGAGCAGCCGCTCCCGGTACTCGCCCAGGACCGGCTCCCGGTAGGAGCGCGGGTGGGGACGGTCGATGGTCAGATCGAGGCCGATACGGCCCCGCTCCAGGACGAGGACCCGGTCGGCGAGCACGATCGCCTCGTCCACGTCATGGGTGACGAGCAGCACGGAGGGCCGGTGGCGCTCCCACAGCTCGCGCAGCAGATGGTGCATCCGGATCCGGGTCAGCGCGTCCAGCGCCCCGAACGGCTCGTCCGCCAGCAGGAGTTCGGGCTCGCGCACCAGGGCACGGGCCAGCGCGGCCCGCTGCGCCTCACCGCCGGACAGCTCGCCCGGCCAGGCCCGCTCCCGCCCTTCGAGGCCGACCTCCGCGAGGGCGGCCCGGCCGCGCCGTGCCGCGTCCTTCCCGTCCAGGCCCAGCAGCACGTTGTCCAGCACCCGGCGCCACGGCAGCAGCCGGGAGTCCTGGAACACCACCGAGACCTGCCTCGGCGCCGCGACCTGCCCGGACCCGGCCACCCCGTGATCCAGCCCGGCGACGGCCCGCAGCAGGGTGGACTTCCCGGACCCCGAGTGCCCGAGCAGCGCCGTGAACTGTCCGGCGGGCAGTTCGAGATCGATGCCGTCGAGGATCGTACGGTCCCCGAACGAGCGGTGCAGGGACCGCAGTTGGACGGCGGTGGCGGGCCGGGTCAGCTGCTCAGTGTGCGGCGCCATGACAGCACCCTCCGTTCGACGAGACGGACCGCGCTGTCGGAGACCAGGCCGAAGACGCCGTAGATCAGCAGGCCGACGAGGATGGTGTCGGTACGGCCGTAGTTCTGCGCCTGGAACATCAGGTAGCCGAGCCCGCTGGTGGCGTTGATCTGCTCCAGCACCACCAGGCCCAGCCAGGAACCGGTCACCCCGAGCCGCAGCCCCACGAAGAAGCCGGGCAGCGCCCCCGGGATCACCACCTGCCGCACGAAGCCGAGCCTCGACAGGCCCTGGACCTCGGCCAGTTCGACATAGCGGCTGTCGATGCCGGCCAGCGCGGCGTGCGTGTTCAGATAGACCGGGACGTAGACGACGATCGCGATGATGGCGATCTTGAAGGTCTCCCCGATGCCCAGCCAGAGGATGAACAGCGGGATCAGGCCGAGGGTCGGGATCGCCCGGTTGAGCTGCACGGTCCCGTCGATCAGCGCCTCCCCGGTGCGGCTGAGCCCGGACACCAGCGCCAGCAGCACCCCGGCGACCAGCCCGATCGTGAAGCCGCACGCGGCCCGGCGCAGCGAGGTCAGCACATCGGTGGGCAGGGTGCCGTCGGTCCACAGACGGCCGAGGGTGCGCAGCACCGTCCAGGGCGCGGGTATCGCGGCCGGGTCGAGCTGCCCGGCGGCCGAGGCGATCGCCCAGGCGGCCAGCACCACCAGCGGTCCGGCCAGCCGGGCGGCGGGCAGCCGGCGGCCGGGGGAGAGGCGGCGCCGCCGGCGCACCGGGGGCAGCTCGCCGGATCCGGTGGCGGGTGCGACGGCCGGCGTCGTGGTCACGGCGGTCACCTCCGGTACTCCTCGGGTACGGCCCGGGCGGCGATCGCCTCGAAGCGGTGGTCGAACAGCCCGGTCACGTCGGTGCTCTTCACGAAGCCGCCCTCGGCGAGCAGATCGGCGGTCTCCTGCTCCCACTTGATCGCCTCGTCCCAACTCGGCGGGAACAATGGCTTGTTGGCGAGCGCGGTGATGGACTTCGCCTGCGGGAGGGTCAGGTTCTGCGTCTTGACGTAGAACTCCTCGTTCCACTGGTCCGGGTGCTCGTACTGCCACACCTGGCCCCTGGCCCACTGCGGGATGTACGCGGCGATCGCGGCGGCCTTGGCGGGATCGTTCAGCGCGGCCTGCGGCGCCCAGAGCAGATTGAGCAGGTCGACCACGTCGGTGGTGACGGTGCGGGCGCCCTTTCCCGCGTACTGCTTGAGGTAGGCGGGCGCCTGGCTGTTGGCGAGCGGGGCCACGTCCACCTGCCCGGACTGGAGGGCGGTCAGGAACTGGTTGCTGGTCAGCGGCACCAGTTTCGCGTCGTCGTACGCCAGGCCCGCCTTCTTCAGGGCCCGCAGCAGGACCACGCCCTGCGCCTGCCCCTGCGAGAAGGCGAGCCGCTTGCCCTCGAAGTCGGCCACGGTACGGATGTCGCTGCCGGGCCGGGTCGCGAACAGGTAGTTCGGCCTGCGGGTCAGCTCGATCGCCACGATCTTCGCCGCGAGCCCCTGGAACTGCGCCTGGATCGGCGGGATGCCCGCGTTGTTGGCGACGTCCAGGGACCTGGCCCGGAAGGCGTTGATGACATCGGGCCCGGCGCCGATGTTCACCCAGTCGGACACGGTGAACGGCAGCGGCGGGAACTTCCCCAGTCTGAACTGGAGTTGCTCCACACCCTGGTACGAGGTGATCTTCAGGCCGGTCCCGGCGGGGACCTCGGCCGCGAGGGGCCGGGTGGCCGCGGCGCCGCCGGTGTCGGCGGTGGCCACGCCCTTGGCGCAGCCGTCGAGTCCGGCGACGGCGGCGGACGCGCCCAGCAGGGAGGTGAGAAAGAGGCGACGGTGCATGGGGGTCTCCCGGAAAGAGCCGGTCAACGAAGAAATCCGGTCAACGGAAACGCGGAGATACACGGAGAAACGCAGGGAAACTCGGAGAAATATGAGAAGCCCTGGGAGATTCACGGCAACACGCGCGTCACGCGCGGCAAACTGTCAGCAACAGAAGGCGTGACAGTCGGTTCGACAGCTCGTGAAGGGGCTCATGACCAGCATGTTCCAGGTCCCGTGCGACCCGTGTCAACATTCCGAGTTTCTGAATTAAATACCCTCAGGTGAGGCGGCCAGCGGATCCCGGAACAACGCGTCGAGCAGCACCGAACCACCCGCGACCGCGAGTACGGAATCCGGGAAACTCGTCGCCCGCACCGACGCGCTGCGGGAATCACCGGCCGCCTCCCGCAGCGCGTCGAGGCACTCCTCGAAGTGGATGACCCCCACCTCGGTGACCACGACCGTCTCCGGGTTGAGCACATCGAGCAGCAGCGCGGCCGCCCGTCCCGTCGCCCGCGCCCGCTCCACCAGCAGCCGCCGGGCCACCGCGTCGCCGGCCGCCGCCGCGGCCACGACATGCATCGGATTCGCCGAGTCGGTGACCCCGGCCGCGCGCGCCCTGCGGCACAACGTCCGCTCTCCCAGCTCCACCTGGAGGCAGCCGGTACGACCGCACGGGCACGGCTCGGTGCCGCCGGGCACCGGCAGATGCGCGATGGCGCCGGCCGCGGACCGGGGGCCGTGGTGCACCTCGTCATGGGTGGCGAACGCCGCGTCGACCACATTGCCCACGAACAGATGCAGCACGCTCCGGCTGCCCCGGGCCCGCCCGAACAGACGCTCCCCGTTCACCAGCGCCCGCGCGTGCCCGTCGACCTCGACCGGCAGACCGGTACGGGCGGCGAGCAGCTCCCGCACCGGCACCTCCCGCCAGCCCAGCAGCTCGTGCTCCACCACGGTGCCCGTCTCCCGGTCCACCCAGCCGCCGACGGCGACCCCGACCCCCAGCGGGCGCCGCCCGGGCGCCTCGGCGAACAGCGCGGCGAGCCCCTCGGCGGCCCGCGCCAGCACCCGCCCGGGATCGGTCCGGTCATGCTTCAGCTCGCGCCGGGCCAGCACCCGGCCGCGCAGATCCAGCAGCGCCACGGTGGTGTACGGCACCGCCACATGCACCCCGCCCACCACGAACCGGGCGTCGTCCAGCTCGATCGGCACATGCGGCCGGCCCACCTGCCGCGAGCGGCGCGGCGCCGGGGACTCCCTGATCAGCCCGAGCCCGGCGAGCCGCGCACAGTGCTCGGTCACCGACGCCGGGGAGAGGCCGGTCAGCCGCGCCACCGTGCTGCGCGCCACCGGGCCGTGCTCCAGCACGGACCGCAGCACGGAACTGGCACTGGTGCGCCGCCGGTCGCGCTCGGCGGCGCGGGGCACGGGGGAGACAAGGGTGGACGCCGCACTGCGGGGCATGGAGAACCGTCCTCGGGACCGGAGCCGGTACATCGGAAGACCGGAAAGGACGAGGCGGCGCCGAGCGGCGGGCCGCCCCTATCCCGAACGACGACAGGTGGCCGTGCCCTGGCGCCGCAGGTCGACATAGCGACGCGACGTGAAATACCGGGCCTGCGCAACCATGCCCCCGAAGCTAGCAAACCCCCCGACCACTGCCCACCCCTCGCCCACCGACCGAGACGGCCGGGAACCCCCGCGGCGGGAGCCGCCGCCCCTTTGGTGGATCCCTACAGACCCGCAGCCGGCCCCCGAGGTCTGCTGGAGCACCCCACCTCCGTGACCGTCGTCACGCCGTACCCGGTGTGAACGGCACTCTTTGTGCGGAGCCCACCAAGCTGTCGATCAACCCTTTGTCGAGCGCTGACGGTGATCGGGTTCGGGGCGCCGGTATAGCGTCGCGATGTCCCACCTGTCCCTGCCCCCTTCACCCCGCGGAGTCCCCATGAGCACCGCCACCGTCAGCGCCCGTCCGGGTGCCGTCCTCGCCGATCTGCTGCCCGCGTCCCGCGCCCGTGACGCCGTCCTCGTGCTCGGCGGTGCCGCGCTCACCGGGCTCGCCGCCCAGCTGTCGGTGCCCGTGCCCGGCTCCCCGGTGCCGGTGACCGGCCAGACCTTCGCCGCGCTGCTGGTCGGCACCGCGCTCGGTGCCCGCCGCGGCTTCCTCTCCCTCGCCCTGTACACCGTGGCCGGCATGATCGGCGTGCCGTGGTTCGCGGAGGGCGACTCCGGCACCGGCGCGGTCTCCTTCGGCTACGTCCTCGGCATGCTGCTCGCCTCCGCCGTCGTGGGCGCCCTCGCCCGCCGCGGCGCCGACCGCTCCCCGCTGCGCACGGCCGGCACGATGATCCTCGGCTCGGCCGTCATCTACGCCGTCGGCGTCCCCTACCTGGCCCTGGCCGCCCACCTCTCCCTCGGCCAGGCGGTAGCCGCCGGCCTCGTCCCGTTCCTGATCGGCGACGCCCTCAAGGCCGCCCTCGCGATGGGTCTGCTGCCGACCGCGTGGAAGTTCGCCGGCAAGCGCTGAGCGCCCACCGGCACACGACGACGGCCGCGGGGCCCGACGAACTTCGTCGGGCCCCGCGGCCGTCGTACGTGCGAGGACCGGGTCAGCCGATGGAGACCTTGTCCGTCGCGGCCTCGGCGGCCGGCGCCGGGCGGTCGCCGGTGACCTTCTGCTTGATGAACGCGATGGCCACCACGATCGCCGCGACCAGCAGCGACAGCAGCACGGTCTCCCGGCCGTCGTGCTCGGTGTCGAAGAGCATGTACACCAGGACCGCCACGATCACCGCGGCCGCCGCCCAG is a genomic window of Streptomyces sp. WP-1 containing:
- a CDS encoding ROK family transcriptional regulator, with amino-acid sequence MPRSAASTLVSPVPRAAERDRRRTSASSVLRSVLEHGPVARSTVARLTGLSPASVTEHCARLAGLGLIRESPAPRRSRQVGRPHVPIELDDARFVVGGVHVAVPYTTVALLDLRGRVLARRELKHDRTDPGRVLARAAEGLAALFAEAPGRRPLGVGVAVGGWVDRETGTVVEHELLGWREVPVRELLAARTGLPVEVDGHARALVNGERLFGRARGSRSVLHLFVGNVVDAAFATHDEVHHGPRSAAGAIAHLPVPGGTEPCPCGRTGCLQVELGERTLCRRARAAGVTDSANPMHVVAAAAAGDAVARRLLVERARATGRAAALLLDVLNPETVVVTEVGVIHFEECLDALREAAGDSRSASVRATSFPDSVLAVAGGSVLLDALFRDPLAASPEGI
- a CDS encoding ABC transporter permease, which gives rise to MTAVTTTPAVAPATGSGELPPVRRRRRLSPGRRLPAARLAGPLVVLAAWAIASAAGQLDPAAIPAPWTVLRTLGRLWTDGTLPTDVLTSLRRAACGFTIGLVAGVLLALVSGLSRTGEALIDGTVQLNRAIPTLGLIPLFILWLGIGETFKIAIIAIVVYVPVYLNTHAALAGIDSRYVELAEVQGLSRLGFVRQVVIPGALPGFFVGLRLGVTGSWLGLVVLEQINATSGLGYLMFQAQNYGRTDTILVGLLIYGVFGLVSDSAVRLVERRVLSWRRTLSS
- a CDS encoding ABC transporter substrate-binding protein — protein: MHRRLFLTSLLGASAAVAGLDGCAKGVATADTGGAAATRPLAAEVPAGTGLKITSYQGVEQLQFRLGKFPPLPFTVSDWVNIGAGPDVINAFRARSLDVANNAGIPPIQAQFQGLAAKIVAIELTRRPNYLFATRPGSDIRTVADFEGKRLAFSQGQAQGVVLLRALKKAGLAYDDAKLVPLTSNQFLTALQSGQVDVAPLANSQAPAYLKQYAGKGARTVTTDVVDLLNLLWAPQAALNDPAKAAAIAAYIPQWARGQVWQYEHPDQWNEEFYVKTQNLTLPQAKSITALANKPLFPPSWDEAIKWEQETADLLAEGGFVKSTDVTGLFDHRFEAIAARAVPEEYRR
- a CDS encoding biotin transporter BioY, producing the protein MSTATVSARPGAVLADLLPASRARDAVLVLGGAALTGLAAQLSVPVPGSPVPVTGQTFAALLVGTALGARRGFLSLALYTVAGMIGVPWFAEGDSGTGAVSFGYVLGMLLASAVVGALARRGADRSPLRTAGTMILGSAVIYAVGVPYLALAAHLSLGQAVAAGLVPFLIGDALKAALAMGLLPTAWKFAGKR
- a CDS encoding ABC transporter ATP-binding protein — translated: MAPHTEQLTRPATAVQLRSLHRSFGDRTILDGIDLELPAGQFTALLGHSGSGKSTLLRAVAGLDHGVAGSGQVAAPRQVSVVFQDSRLLPWRRVLDNVLLGLDGKDAARRGRAALAEVGLEGRERAWPGELSGGEAQRAALARALVREPELLLADEPFGALDALTRIRMHHLLRELWERHRPSVLLVTHDVDEAIVLADRVLVLERGRIGLDLTIDRPHPRSYREPVLGEYRERLLAALGVTEDHR
- a CDS encoding TauD/TfdA family dioxygenase, with amino-acid sequence MSLEITKVTARIGARVSGVDLTRPLTAEEVTGIREALNVHKALVFAAEGLDDAGQQAFARHFGALTTAHPTVGAVEGAPNVLPVDSERGRANHWHTDVTFVLNPPQASTLRSITIPPYGGETLIADTAAAYRDLPEPLRRFADTLWAEHTNDYDYAVPDEEIDAERAAQRAQFTSITFRTAHPVVRVHPLTGERGLFVGGFAQRIVGLSAGESRTILDLLQSYVTRPENILRHRWAERELVLFDNRITQHYAIDNYDGLPRRLHRVTVAGDVPVGLEGKESYSIEGDASHYTPVPAPADTPAREPAAV
- a CDS encoding LLM class flavin-dependent oxidoreductase; amino-acid sequence: MTTRRLHLNAFLMSTGHHEASWRLPESDPYAHVDLRHYVRLAETAERGTFDSLFLADSPQLWGDLGQRPAGALEPLTLLTALATATKHIGLIATASTSYNSPYNLARRLASLDIVSGGRAGWNIVTTAGAEAARNFGLAQEPAHAERYARAAEFLDVARKLWDSWEDDAIVADKAAGVWGDDGKIHPPRHEGPYFRVAGALNVPRSPQGHPLLVQAGSSADGKAFAARYAEAVFTAQQTLADAQSFYADIKDLTERAGRDPGHLKVLPGIVPVLGSTEAEARANEQVLDDHIVPEHGLRRLEGLLQLAPGSLRLDRQLPADLPPESAVEGAKSRYTLVVELARRERLTVRQLIGRLGGGRGHQTFAGTPEQIADRIETWFTRGAADGFNIMPPVLPSGLDAFVDHVVPILRARGLFRTEYGPRRTLRERYGLPRPANQHLSPAFA